GAAGTGGAAGACCAGCTGGAGAGCCGATTCGGAGTAGAAAAGTCCAGAAGCAGCTCCCGAGGGGTAGGACACCTCAGTGATGTTTCACCACACAACTGGAGAAAATCATTTGAGGATGAAATGGACGAAGAGAACAACCTACATGAGCCCCCCTCAAATCACTTCACCTTTTTCGAGTCGACGAATGAGAGGGCGATAAAGGAGGTGGACTCTTTGTCCCAGCCAGGTAGGCAGTAGATTCTGAGCAATGTGCATGTGGCTACAATGTGGTTGCACTGTGTTTATAATATGTTTACAATATGTGTTGATCCACCGTGCATTGCTCCCCCCTGCGCTGCCACCCCCCGTGCAGACCAGCAGAACCTGCTGCAGCAAAACCTCAAGTGGGTGCAGATGCCCAACATCAACATTTCCTGCAGAGAAACAGGGTGCCCCAAGACGTACCAGATGTGCGTCCCCTTCTCTTACGACAGCGCAAACTTCGACGGAAAAAGGCTCATGGAATTGATCCCTTCTTCCAATGTTTCGAGAGTAAATGGGTTCAGATTCAGCAACGAAAATGGTATAGAGGATGACAGAAAATACCTCCTTGTTTATTCTTGCGTTTGCAAAAAGTTCACTTCGGAAGGCTCCTGTGACGAATCGGTGGAGTAGCTCTCGCGCCATGCGCTGGTAAAGCGGTTCTAGCGAGcctagccattttgcacatttcgcACATTAcgcttgcaaaaaaaagaagaaaaaaaaaaaaaaaaatcaatttgCGATGAGGTGAGACCGGGGAGGAACTCGCGCCCATTCCCATCATTCGTTTGAATGCGCTACGGGGGCTACCCGTTTGGGGGTGCCTTCTCTGTTGACCACCACCCACGTGCAtctacttctttttttttttttccttttctctcccccccgttgCACCTAAACTGAACAGTATCAAATGACGAACGAAAAGTTGCTTTAATGTAAGTACCGCTAGGACGGTGAGTTGTCTACTGCCGCCCTCACTTCGGTTGGGAGCGGCTAAACGGGCAACATCCCAGTGAATGGATGCTAGACGCGCAACTTCCCAACGAATAGATGCTAAACACACAACTGCGAAGGCAGACGTGGAGAGCTCTTTTGCGAGATGCCAGTTGTAGTGGGGGCACCATTAAGGTGGGGCGGGCGTTCATTGGGGAAAAGGGCGCATAAGTGAAAGAAGTCGGGATGAACGAAGTCGCAATGAAAGGTCAACGCGGCTGAAATGAACAGTGGATGGAGCTCTCACCAAAAGAGGGGCAATCACCGCAAAGGTGCAGACAGAGACGGTGGGTCGACCCATGCCTCAGGGGGCGCGTACCACTCTGTATGCATATTCACTATatgatggggaaaaaaaaaaaaaaaaattccgccTCGCCTCTACCCTTTCTGGGCGTGCGGAAAGGGTCCCCTGAGGACCCTCGTCAAGCGAATTAGGATTCTACGTTTCCAGGTTGCTGATCGCTCTCAAGATGTACTTGCCTGTAAAATGAACGGGATGGCGATGTGCaggtgggggggaggaaaaagtgTCTACAAGTGGCAATTATGTGAGCAGTGCTTctaccccccctggggggggttgAAGAAGGCCCTACCGTACGTCTCGTCCTTAAGCTTGTCGACGTTCTCTATGATCGTTTTGATAATTACGGTTCTCTCCTTCCGCCTGCACGTGGTCAGCAGTTTCTGCATCATGAAGTTTCCGTAGCAGTCTTTACAAATGGCGATGATGCTGTCGttcctgggggggggggggtgatCACGTGGTGAGGTAGTTAGAGTTGGCAGGAGGAGTGGTGAAGCGAGTGAAAAGGCGGCGTACTAGTGTAGTGCGGGGTGGCCACATCACGTGTTGGAGGACCCAATGGGGAGTGTGCTTTCCCCCAAACTGTCTCTCCCCCAGGGGCACACCGCCCGCTGCAACGCTGCGTCACCTACCCATCCGAAATGTCACTCACAATTTTcttgatgattttttttttatatttgtattcCTTTTTGAGGAGGATCTTCTCGATGATGttgctgcgggggggaggcggaaggggaaaataaaaaaaaaaaaataaaaaaaaaaggagtccaTTTTGGCGGCATTATACACGATAGCATATTGATACGATCTGCTACTCTTGCACAGGTCTGTGGGCCCCCCCTTGGGACCACCGCCACCCCCCAGCAGAT
Above is a genomic segment from Plasmodium vivax chromosome 5, whole genome shotgun sequence containing:
- a CDS encoding hypothetical protein, conserved (encoded by transcript PVX_089940A; Apicoplast targeted protein. Curated by Stuart Ralph, Walter and Eliza Hall Institute of Medical Research, Australia.), which gives rise to MVRYSRGFLLSLLGALITLVGHDHGGVFFPVAKCNIRVLNKGKGGHKTSSKNVQHHLGVSNPTEVGKFSAVEKGDTQGEGNVEDELEDKQGDEAVDKVEDKVEDKVEDEVEDEVENEKEDEVEDEMEDQLGDEVEDEVEDQLESRFGVEKSRSSSRGVGHLSDVSPHNWRKSFEDEMDEENNLHEPPSNHFTFFESTNERAIKEVDSLSQPDQQNLLQQNLKWVQMPNINISCRETGCPKTYQMCVPFSYDSANFDGKRLMELIPSSNVSRVNGFRFSNENGIEDDRKYLLVYSCVCKKFTSEGSCDESVE